In Helianthus annuus cultivar XRQ/B chromosome 9, HanXRQr2.0-SUNRISE, whole genome shotgun sequence, the following are encoded in one genomic region:
- the LOC110879394 gene encoding uncharacterized protein LOC110879394: MIGWIHVTLAVVSAGLFILLFFFFHHLFRHPKPPHPLAGKPSKTLFNWSDNPALITDAVENGWSRFAFTEYISSSSVRSNRFSLCAAGGDVTGGDVDDVEISWEVCQGSADFMQKIRLNSGLNKTSKTTVTSMTAASVIKSALPLPGPVLTNSTPFPQEAYFEITILSNNEGENGSDVNGKGRVISGEDENIKLIEEDGLNEKDLHVNVEELRGRSCAKEIVEGRNELVVMLSVGLSGGGSIPVKLPGSYPGSVGFNSDGSIYLDGTKIVNESDIEKWERTGKVIGCGYNPSQKKVFFTVDSKLVHEIDCKGEEFGTPLYPTLAANSDVIVLVNFGQSIFKYAPANLQRTQNPCFVGPMANSPSLGYEDSKELFSMGRIDSQWLNQSTTKSGPYLGNVNKGMAKDFDEASEADLFEIVIESDSYKKSPNILS; the protein is encoded by the exons ATGATCGGGTGGATACACGTCACACTGGCGGTAGTATCTGCCGGGTTATTCATcctccttttcttcttcttccacCACCTTTTCCGCCACCCTAAACCACCGCACCCACTCGCCGGAAAACCGTCGAAAACATTGTTCAATTGGTCCGACAACCCTGCACTCATCACCGACGCCGTCGAAAACGGGTGGTCACGTTTCGCTTTCACCGAATACATCTCCTCCTCATCCGTCCGATCAAACCGGTTTTCATTATGTGCTGCCGGAGGAGACGTCACCGGAGGAGACGTTGATGACGTGGAAATCAGTTGGGAAGTTTGTCAAGGATCCGCAGATTTCATGCAAAAGATCCGACTTAATTCCGGGTTAAATAAAACATCTAAAACAACAGTTACATCAATGACGGCAGCTTCCGTTATCAAATCAGCGTTACCGTTACCGGGACCAGTGTTAACGAACTCAACGCCGTTTCCTCAAGAAGCGTATTTcgaaattacgattttgtccaaTAACGAGGGTGAAAACGGAAGTGATGTTAATGGAAAGGGGAGGGTAATTTCGGGAGAGGATGAGAATATTAAGTTGATTGAAGAGGATGGTTTGAATGAGAAGGATTTGCATGTCAATGTTGAAGAGTTGAGGGGTCGAAGTTGTGCAAAGGAGATAGTTGAAGGGCGAAATGAGTTGGTTGTTATGCTGTCGGTGGGTCTTTCCGGTGGAGGTTCTATTCCGGTTAAACTTCCGGGCAGTTATCCGGGATCCGTGGGGTTTAATTCTGATGGGTCTATTTATCTGGATG GAACTAAAATCGTAAATGAATCAGATATTGAAAAATGGGAAAGAACTGGTAAAGTGATTGGTTGTGGTTACAACCCAAGCCAGAAGAAAGTTTTCTTTACAGTAGATTCTAAACTTGTACACGAAATCGATTGTAAGGGAGAGGAATTCGGGACTCCACTCTATCCAACATTAGCCGCGAATAGTGATGTTATAGTGCTTGTAAATTTTGGGCAAAGTATCTTCAAATATGCACCTGCGAATTTGCAAAGAACTCAAAATCCTTGTTTCGTTGGACCTATGGCAAATTCACCATCGTTAGGGTATGAAGATAGCAAAGAGCTTTTCTCAATGGGAAGAATAGATTCACAATGGTTAAATCAGTCAACAACAAAAAGCGGGCCGTATCTAGGCAATGTAAATAAAGGAATGGCAAAGGATTTTGATGAGGCTTCTGAAGCTGATTTGTTTGAGATAGTGATAGAGAGTGATAGTTATAAAAAGTCACCAAACATACTCTCTTAG